A single Vigna radiata var. radiata cultivar VC1973A chromosome 8, Vradiata_ver6, whole genome shotgun sequence DNA region contains:
- the LOC111242319 gene encoding transcription factor UPBEAT1: protein MGISSHPSLVSLSLKDLLEANRNSSYGCLRTKKKGVRRPTRRVLMKRRGGCRRGSNGIRRRVRTLKTLVPNSHSLGLDGLFRETANYILSLQTRVRVMQVMVNVLTPSHD, encoded by the coding sequence ATGGGAATTTCTTCACACCCTTCTCTTGTCTCCCTCTCTTTGAAGGATCTGCTTGAAGCAAACAGGAATTCATCATACGGGTGTTTGAGAACCAAAAAGAAGGGTGTTAGGAGGCCAACTAGGAGGGTTTTGATGAAGAGAAGGGGTGGTTGTAGAAGAGGATCAAATGGGATTCGGAGACGCGTGAGAACATTGAAGACCCTTGTCCCTAACTCTCATTCTTTGGGGTTGGATGGACTCTTCAGAGAAACTGCTAATTACATATTGTCCTTACAAACGAGAGTGAGGGTCATGCAGGTTATGGTTAATGTATTGACACCTTCTCACGACTGA